A single region of the Mycobacterium lentiflavum genome encodes:
- a CDS encoding SDR family oxidoreductase has protein sequence MQLSFEDRTYVITGGGSGIGKGVAAGLAAAGASVMIVGRNADRLAGAVEEVQALADSTGNGGAIRYEPADVTNEDEVTRAVDAATAWHGRLNGAVHCAGGSLTIGPITHTDSEAWRNTVDLNVNGTMYVLKHVCRELVRGGGGSFVGISSIAASNTHRWFGPYGVTKSAIDHMMMLAADELGPSWVRVNSVRPGLIRTDLVDASVIQSPEISGDYALCTPLPRVGEVEDVANLALFLLSDAANWITGQCINVDGGHILRRGPDYSSMMVQMFGEDALRGVV, from the coding sequence GTGCAGCTATCTTTCGAAGACCGGACGTATGTGATCACCGGCGGCGGCAGCGGAATCGGTAAAGGCGTGGCGGCCGGGCTGGCCGCGGCCGGGGCTTCCGTCATGATCGTCGGCCGCAATGCCGACCGTTTGGCGGGCGCCGTCGAGGAGGTCCAGGCGCTGGCAGACAGCACCGGTAACGGCGGTGCGATCCGCTACGAGCCCGCCGACGTCACCAACGAGGACGAGGTGACCCGCGCCGTCGACGCAGCGACGGCCTGGCATGGCCGGCTCAACGGCGCGGTGCACTGCGCGGGTGGCTCGCTGACCATCGGGCCGATCACCCACACCGACTCGGAGGCATGGCGAAACACCGTCGACCTCAACGTCAACGGGACGATGTACGTGCTCAAGCACGTGTGCCGTGAATTGGTGCGCGGCGGCGGCGGCTCGTTCGTCGGAATCTCGTCGATCGCGGCCAGCAACACCCACCGATGGTTCGGGCCCTACGGCGTCACCAAGTCGGCGATCGACCACATGATGATGCTGGCCGCCGACGAACTCGGGCCGTCCTGGGTGCGGGTCAACAGCGTCCGCCCGGGCCTGATTCGCACGGATCTGGTTGATGCCAGCGTCATTCAGTCCCCGGAGATCAGCGGCGACTACGCGTTGTGCACGCCGCTGCCCCGGGTGGGCGAGGTCGAGGACGTCGCCAACCTGGCCTTGTTCTTGCTCAGCGACGCGGCGAATTGGATCACCGGACAGTGCATCAACGTCGACGGTGGCCACATCCTGCGCCGCGGCCCGGACTACTCCTCGATGATGGTGCAGATGTTCGGCGAGGATGCGCTTCGCGGCGTGGTCTAG
- a CDS encoding enoyl-CoA hydratase — translation MTVSEHADAAAANSSANELVAYETLDDGRIARIWLNRPEAHNAQSRGLLVQLDEAFGRAEADDTVRVVILAARGRNFSAGHDLGSEQALAERAPGPGQHPSFRSRGATLEPIMEKLYHQEWHYFFENTCRWRDLRKITIAQVQGNAISAGLMLIWACDLIVAADNAKFSDVVAVRLGMPGVEYYAHPWEFGPRKAKELLLTGDSIDADEAHRLGMVSKVFPVDELAEKTLEFARRIAERPTMASLLIKDSVNAASDAMGYTEALRHAFHVHLLGHAHWAAFNENRWPVGQPPHVEDWRDAKPTKLARRDQP, via the coding sequence ATGACAGTCTCCGAGCACGCCGACGCCGCTGCGGCCAACTCCAGCGCCAACGAGTTGGTGGCCTACGAGACCCTCGACGATGGCCGCATCGCGCGGATCTGGCTAAACCGGCCCGAGGCCCACAACGCGCAGAGTCGTGGCCTGCTGGTCCAGCTCGACGAGGCGTTCGGCCGCGCGGAGGCCGATGACACCGTGCGCGTGGTGATCCTGGCGGCACGCGGCAGGAACTTCTCCGCCGGCCACGACTTGGGCTCCGAGCAGGCACTGGCCGAGCGGGCACCCGGGCCCGGGCAGCACCCGAGCTTCCGGTCCCGCGGGGCCACGCTCGAGCCAATCATGGAGAAGCTCTACCACCAGGAGTGGCACTATTTCTTCGAAAACACTTGCCGCTGGCGTGATTTGCGCAAGATCACTATCGCCCAGGTGCAGGGCAACGCCATCTCGGCGGGTCTGATGCTGATCTGGGCGTGCGATCTGATCGTCGCGGCCGACAATGCGAAGTTCAGCGACGTGGTTGCCGTACGGCTTGGCATGCCGGGTGTCGAATACTATGCCCACCCTTGGGAATTCGGGCCACGTAAGGCCAAAGAGCTGCTGCTGACCGGTGATTCGATCGACGCCGATGAAGCGCACCGGCTGGGTATGGTTTCCAAGGTGTTCCCGGTCGACGAATTAGCGGAAAAGACACTGGAATTCGCGCGACGTATCGCCGAGCGGCCCACGATGGCGTCGCTGCTCATCAAGGATTCGGTCAACGCCGCCTCCGACGCGATGGGCTATACCGAGGCGCTGCGGCACGCGTTCCACGTTCACCTGCTGGGCCACGCGCACTGGGCCGCGTTCAACGAGAACAGGTGGCCGGTCGGCCAGCCGCCACACGTCGAGGATTGGCGTGACGCGAAGCCGACGAAGCTCGCTCGCCGCGATCAGCCGTAG